gaaccgcttttacataaaaaaagaaaaaaaaaagaaggaaaaaaaaggaggCAGTgtctgatttatatttaaaatgtaatagattTCTACAAGATGAAGCAACTGATttttgaaagcataaaaaaagtaaatcatcCAACCTTAACTGTCAGAGGCAAgatattgaatttcattttatttaaagcatcAAGTTTACTGGGCTTGACATGGTTATCATTTATGACTAAATCCATCCAGACAGAGCTACATAAGAAAATGCAGGTATTTAAACCCAAACCCAACCCATGCAAGACATGAACCAAGGGCCGTAGATGATGAAGAGACATTCAGATCCTTTGTGTTGATGTAGCAATCATTCAAATCAGAAAAAGCACACATTCACACTACTGCTAATATTACAACTGTACACATTCCTGGGAACGAACAGTGACCAAAAAACTCATTCATTATACCTTTTTATACGAATTGTATGATATAGTTTTGCCAACGCAAAGCACTGTGACACCAATATAAAGAACGAAGATGAAAGAACTGGCGAACATCCACAGGTAAAAGCCATCAACTCTTGTGAAACGTTTAGTCATGTATACAGAGGAACTTTTGAATACACAGTGAACTCAGGCGCACCAGAATAAAAGCCGCAGCATGCTTAACCTATAGGAGTGGGTTAGAAAACAACACCAATGAAACGAGGTAGTTGATTGGAAGTTTCTAGTTTAGCGCTTCTAGTCTAGCTCAGCTACCACATCCAGCTCGAAGCGACCGCAGCACCTCCGCAGGGTCCCGGCCGCAAAACGCCGGAGCCTCGTGTTTGAGTGCAACACAGATTGTCAACAGCTGAGGCCTGTAAAGTTAGAAGATGGTGATTTAGTGGTTTGCTACGGAACACATGACAGATGGCAGCATGGAGGTCAAGGCTAGCTGGATATTTATGACCATAGTGTGAGTGAACCTGCATAGTTTAACACCTTCAGTGCCCACAAGATATGAAGTGTTtcattgtgagaaataaaacaaaagggacaatactatttttaaaaattaattaatacaacaaaaaaaaaaaaaaaatacatcaagatCTCTTATTTCATATGTGGTTGATAAAACCTAACAAAAGGAGAGAAGCAATGGAGAATAtgaaaagagagcaagagagcgaAAATTACAAGAGAaatatgagaaaataaataagacTTGTCCAAATTCATTTTCAGTTCTCCGTCATCTACACTGTACAAAGATTTTCACATCAATCAGTTAAGCACGAGAGTCGCTCACCACCTGACAGATTGGCAAAGTATCATCGAAGCCTTTGTTCATCAATCCAAcactttctgttttgcttttctaaacataaattacagaaaaaaatctctttaaaggCCGACTGTGCAACTCATAGATCACCAGATCATCGATCACCCTCATTCACGGATGCATCTTTCCAATCCATTTAGCCCtaaatattttcatctgtgtatatttctctaTAAAAGGCCCCAAACGATTTCCCCGAAAGAATGCCACCGAAACATAACAAGACAGTTTCAGGTCAGAGGTTCGGCTCTGGATTGAGCTGTCCGGGTACTGTGTTCCCTCTCAATGAATGACAGGACAGGCAATCCTTCGCGGGACGTCCTTAGTCGCACCGTGACCTGGAGATGAAAAAGTGGAACATGGGCACCGAGTAGAGAATGGACAGCTCACTGAGCCGTAGCATGCAGTCAGATGAGGCGGGAGGCTGTTCTGTACGCTCTCTGGACCGCATCGGAGTGGAACATGCAAGTCCCTCCCCAAGCCCACTCCCAAGAGTCAGTCCTCTAGAAGGTCCCGGTCTAGCTCCATGTAAGGCTCATCTATGTAGCCGATAATGGCACAGGGAGAAGTCCTGTCTTCACCAAGCAGTACTGAAACAGTCTCCTTCCAGAAACTGAAGGGAATACAGGAGCTCTGAAAGAAAAGTGAAGAGAGAGAGtttaatattattcaaaagcAGCGCTTCTCGAACCGGGGTTGGAAATGCAGGAAGTTTGTAGGTTGATGAAAAGCTAAATCACCACATTTTACAAGATCACTTACgattatcatttcattttttagagttacaataataacagtaataacaatATGAAGTTAAGTGTAAGATTTTTTAAGACgaagtaaagaaaatatacagaataaactGAATGGAACACAATATGTGAATATGGTCTCTAATAAATGTAAGTATCTTATACAACACTTCAAAACTTTCAACAgatctccattactttttaattcattaaaacaaaaagcctaaattaaatatttgcttgATAAACATGTGAGCGTgacattattgaaatatttacttaaaaccaTACCCTCAGGGGGTATTTTTCTTGAACCGCTGACTTAAAGGAAGAATTCTatacagttaaatataaaatgtatacacacTCACATTTTCCAGGCAGGTGCTGTCCTTGTCCTTGTTGAGGTAGTGGTGCTGCCAAAAGCGCAGCAAGTTGTGGAAGTTGTTGAGCAGGCAGCCGGGATATTTCTCTGCGTATTCCTTCTCCCGCAGGGCGTTCAAGTAAAACGGGAGCTTGCCTCTCCTCCGGGCCAACATCAGAATCACCAGGCTGGTGTTAAGACAGCTCACATTCTCCTGGGAGAGCAACCAGAAAAACAAAGGAGAAAAACACAGGAATAACTATCAAGGAAGATTCAAATGAGACAAGCAGGGAGAGGAGATGTGCACTGTGGTCTTGCCTGTGTGAGGGTTTGCACGTTGATGATGTTAACCAGCCTAAAAAGAAAGGACAGTCTGTTCTCCACTCGAGCCATGTAGGACAGCAGACAGCACTCAGAGAGCACTTCAACCACTGCAGAGGCACAAACACAGGCTAAAATAGACactgcaattttaaaaacaaattagactaaatgtttttttttagaaatctatGTCTAATGCTCTGAACTGACTTCTCGTCTGCTTAAGCAATTTACATGATCTGTGAAAGTGAGCAGATTGTTTATAAATACCAAGTTACCAgagaaatcagatttttttttttagagacatCTACATTTTTTACACTAACAATTAACACAGGatgaaatattaaatacacaAGTAAAATGTCTGGCATTATAAATATTGTGATgaatttaatgcacttttaatttGACTATTAAAGACTTGTCACTAGCCTAAATCAGACTAGTGAGTAAGAGAATGTGAAGACAGTTCAATCTCTGTAAAAACGGCATTCGACCTGGAAAGTTCAATTTGCTTCtgtgaatcagaatcagattCACTGAAACCGATGAGAATTGAACTGAAGTCTATTTAAACCAGTGTGTTGAAAATGTGGAAATACTGTTTTAGTAAAACCAGTATGGAGATACATACTCCGAGATACAAACAGGTAAGGGGGGGAAAAAAGGTGAGAACACTGCGTGGATTGGGGGCATGCTCCACACGGAGTTACTTTTGAAGATATTTGCTTTACATGCACATTTGTAGttactttaagttttttttttttatatatattttttattcctttacatgtccaaaactgtttttttttttcacacacacaaaaaacatttttttaacatcttgttgcaatattttacaaaaatctaaattgaatatatttggtcaaaaACCCAAGTTATAAAAGATGAAGTGTTATGCAGGCTATTTAAGACAATACTGGCTGATTAGACGGTAACACTGAccaaaaatgctaaatgtttgcCATCTCTCTCTTCACCATTCCCACATCTCAGacctcaaatacataaaatattaacctTTTTACACATCGTTTTTGAAGTAAAGTTTAAAGAAAATACTACACAAAACTTattgaaccccccccccaccaaaaaaaacttTCTCATTGGATCTAAGCAAATCTTATAGTGTTGTCACTGAAAAGTGAGGAGTAGGCATCTATGCACACTGCTGTTTATTATACTAGGTCTCATTTTagttcacaaaacaaacaaataaatcttcCTTTgcgaaaaatatatatatatatataaaaaaaaaaaaaaaaaaaaaaaacactaaccacaaagctgaatttttagctgccattaattcagtcttcagtgtcacatgatccttcagaaatcattccaatacactaatttgtgctgtttaatattcttatggggggaaaaatatacaggatttatttattcatgattctttgatgaatagaaaattcaaaataacagcattaatttgaaagtttttttgtttgtttttttaccatttgttttccttttaaacAATTCAATGTGTTGTTGgtgaataaaactattcattaaaaaaaaaaaaaaacctatatcaCTAACGATCCAAGAGAACAATTGTTTAATTTACCTTTCACATCTTCTGTCTGGCTCTCAAAGCGATCTAGAGAGAGAACGATGCATCGCACAAGCATGTTGGAGTCCACCAGAGAGCTGTTGATCTGAGTGAGGAACACCTGGAACTGAAGGAGACACACTGCATAACTAAACTGTCATGGAAGGGCTGTTTATCAACAGCTTTTATTTCTCCATTACTCTATAACCTCTACAATAAACCAGAAATCGTGTAATGTGACCCTCTTTTTGCTGTTGCCACTACCTTTTCTTCTGTGTTGACATATTTGTTGAATCTCTTAAAGGCATCAATGTTGAACTTCATAAGCTCCCCGAGCAAATCAAAGTAGCTTTGCAGGACATCTCTGGACTTGCAGCCGCTGTCGATGATGCAGAAGAGGATGTGctacaaatgaaaaacagaattagACTATGAAGAACTACTACTCAAGTAAAAACATTTTGACCAATAAGACACACAAGCATGTATTAACGATTTTTACCTCCAGCAAGCCTCTCTTCAGCAGAAACATCTGGTCTGCATATGAGGTGGCCCCTCTGAGGAAGCTCTCAACAGCTCTGGCCTGCCAGAACTTCAGAGGAAACACGTCACCTTGACTTATGTggcatttcaaaacacatttgacCAAAATCATTAAGAACCCAGTGTCTCACCTGAAGGAAGAGTCTGGCGGTTCTCTTTTCATAATGGTGAGGAGCCGTGTGAGAAGCCCTTTTTTACCATCACACACTAAACTCCTAAAAGACACCACACACCAGACAGATTGTAATATCGTAAAGAAAAGATGCATATTAGTATGTAATGATTAGGCCTGGGACGGTTACCGCGGTCACGTGACGCCTACCGCAGGTCTAAACCTGTAACCGTCAtcaccgcacaaaaaaaaaaaaaaaaccttggcctgcacatctgaatgccttcggcagaagtcaaatgagccattttaatctagattaattccaagattacagtgagattaatctagattaaaaatgtatctatgcACCTCTAATAGGCTAGCATTCCATTTGTATTGACTATTTTAGGCCTACCTGTGTAAtgtcttgtagcctatatattgaatttcatttcattttactaaagcataaaatacaggcGGATGACTCATGAGAAAGCCAAAAAAGCAGGACCTCCGTTTTTAATTGCACGTGCTTATTCTGCTTAACACAATTCTCTCACGTGGTTGCGCAGTCGACAATTGCGCATTTAAGCTACTATTCCATCGAAACAtgtcatttatatgtataatatataaatatgtagacatataggctaaattaatataaatatttaaaaatctataatatatataaatattatttatattatatatttttacatatttatattaacttagcctatatctcgtgtgcgctttggtctcagtgtggttcaaggctataatttaacgaatgctatttaatttaacaaagtgtcgctgctcacaataccgtcattgttttttttaacttataaatattatttatatttatcttatttataagtattatttatatttatcttatttataagtaaaaaacaaccacaatattgtgagcagcgacactttgttaaattaaatagcattcgttaaattatagcctagaaccacactgagaccaaagcgcacacgagatataggctaaataaatataaatatgtaaaaatatataatataaataatatttatatatattatagatttttaaatattcatattaatttagcctatatgtttacatatttatattactctatatgccttcgttaaatagccttcattaaccactgagacaaaaaagcgcacacgtaatatctatataaatattaatatagctaaacatgtacaaatatgtaatataaaatataattcatatattatataagtaataaaaaagccgaatctggctgacttacttggggaaaaaaaagaaaaaacatctactCCGACCCCCAAGAGAATTCGTGTGTACACAGAGATCAGAAGGTATTTGCAGGAGGAAGCCCTGGATTCCCACGCAGCAGACCCTCTTGTCTGGTGGCGGGACAATAGTGTCCGATTCCCTCTGCTTTCCAAAGTAGCCCGAAAATATATGACCATTTGCGCTACAAGCATTCCCTCAGAacgtgtgttcagtgctgcaggtaacgtcgttacgtctttcagggcctcccttaacatgctagtttttctagcaaaaaatatgaaggctGGGATGTAAACCATAGCGCCTTTCGTTttgccagcactttttttttcagacataatttcggttctaaatgttcttattctaaatgtgaaataataaatgttaaataaacgtgtTCCTTATGCTCAATTGCTTAGCCTCTGTGTGCGCAAAAGTCGTTATAGTTTAAGTGATTGTTTGATGACGACGACTGTAGCCTAATCTGAaggtaaaaatatggaaaataaacatgcaaattactgatcaatacgataaataaaaatgtgtttgtttgtctttatgatgCTCTATCTTCAGATCTCTGTTGTGAATTGCGATCAGATATGATATCGCccccaaaaaatatgaaggctaGGGTAACCTCGCCTATTATTTCGttttgcagaatttttatttcagacatcattccatttctgttctaaatgttcacgttctaaatgtaaaaaaaaaaaagtgaaataagcCTGTTCCTTATATTCGTTTGCCTCCCGTGTGTGCGTGAAAGTGAAAGTCCATCGATCACGGTGGTGgggtggggttggggggggtGTTGCGGGTTGCGGTTTACCGCAATACTGCGggaatttattgcttttcaaccGCGGTAAGAAAAATTCAATACCGTCCCAGGCCTAGTAATGATCATTTCATTCTGAATACTACCTGTCAGTGTTTACAAGAGCCTCCACCTCAGGGATGTTTGCCTTTAGGGAGATGGCACTCAACTCATTCAGCTCCTGAGCGTTCAAAAGTAGGTACTTATTCCTGAGGacaaaagaataaatgaataatccCAATGTATTATTCAATAATACCAAATGTTTTTCTGTCAAGCTACAGGTACGTGGCACGCCACTGAAAGCTCACACAATCTAACTTACTCATGATGGTCACTAAAGCTCTGCAGAAGCCTCAAGAACTGGATTTTAAAGGAGATTTCCTGTGCAATAGACAATGGCATAACATGATCAATGAGAATTattggaaataaaatattttgaatgagtgAATTATTTATAAGATAGCTGGGCGTgctgtaatagttttttttatttccatgaaCCACGTGATTAGAGGTGGTGTATTTCCTCCAGATGAGCTTGTCGAAAAGGTTATTGAGCCCAGGAATCAAACGAAACTCTGCCAACATTTTATGCACCTAACAGATTATGATAAACAAAGATGGGAATTACAACATTAATCAGCACTAAGCAAATCCTTTACTGACAAGAACGGCTCTTACCTGGTTTCGCTGTCGGCCCATGAGAAGGACACACAGCACATAAAGCACTTCCACCTTATACATGATCTCATGGACGATCTTCATGGACTGCGGCAAACGGTGCCTCAGAGGGATGGTGGCCAATGTGCTCTCATCAGATGattctgtgaggaaaaaaaatcacaataacaaagaaattaattttatttagcaaggacacattcaattaatcaaaaaaggtggtacaaaaaaaaataagatgttgcaaaaaaatttgtttcaaataaatgctgttgtctggaatgttctattcattaaagggttagttcaccccaaaattaaaattctgtcattaattactcaccctcatgttgttccaaacccataagactttcattcatggggatgaactaaccctttaaagaatccttaaaaaaaaattattaacatttccagaaaaaaaaaatattaaaccgcAAAACTGGTTTCatcagtgataaaaaaaaatgtttcttgagcaataaaTCAGAATGCACTGATTTCTTAAAGAGTAAttaaaccctaaaccaactttttttagttaatgatctgtaagaatggggctttattagtgctgttcattgattcgagtaacttttttgaaatttgattataaactgtttaaattctacaatatatggtgtaaaaacgtctgagtgctgccctcttcaggttgaacggtggctactgcagttgatttttcctATTGGATGTTTGGGGTGGTACGTGACGTAAGCGGTGGCAGGTGACGTATGCAGTTTCCAGCTCACCACGCCCTTGGTACGAGCTACCACGCCCCTTGGCagtataaaaccatcttgttCCATCAAAATCGCGGCTGCTTCACTAGCATCGTCGGATGCCGATCGCGATGCGGGAGTTAAGACCGCAGTTTGAGCCAGCGGCTCGAATTGATATGGCTCAGGCCCTGGCCCTGTGTCCACAGACATCTCGACATCCTCCACTTCAGGTGAAGGTGGGGGAGAAAAGTCCTCTACTTCAAATGAACGCTCTGTTACAAAGCTACTTGCGTCACTACagtcactctccattttagcGACTCTGACAGCAACTGTCAATCAATCCGTTACTGCGGGTCTCAGGTTCACGCCCCACCCTCGGTTCGTCCCCTCTATCTCCGCTGTGCTGTGCCCACTTttaagcatttttcaaatattgccagtgggtggagtcaggctctgaccaggggtttagttaccctttaaGCATCacgtgaaactgaagactggagtaatggctggtgaaaattcagctttgcattacaggaattaattacatttcaaaatatattcaaacagaaaaaagttttaatatttcacaatattactgtttttactgtatgtttgattaaataaatgcagcctttgtaagagacttctttcaaaaacatttaaacatcttgTAGTGTATATAAGGGGTAAAATTTTCTctttaggggaaaaaaagcaaaaatattaggtggaattttaaaatggaaagatattaacatattatattatgcataatcATAACCAATCACTAAAATTctcaatcaatatttaatttctaattcaATTGTTATTTCCATCGTTGCGGTCGTACCTGTGCTACTGTGCTCGGCTTCATCTGTTGCTATCTGCATGAGTGCATCCAGTACTAGAGTGTTGTCAAGCCAAGTGTACCATTCCTCCAGTTCCTGCAGAAAGTTTGACGTTCCAGTTGCCTCGGACACCTTCCGAGTGGCCAACTTACAGAGACGCTCAATGAAGCCGGGGATGTTCAGGAGTGTGACtggaaaatatttcattatgttttcaTTATTGATGCTCTATTAACCCTTACCCCATGAATAAATCCCTGCCAGAAATACTCTACATTTATACACAATGGAAAGTAGCAGTGTACTGAATGCAAAAAGCTGTAATTTCCCTTTAGCGATGACCTTATTCTCCACAAATCCTCCATCACTACTTTACCGTTCTTTGTGGCACTTGCTCTAAATAAAGTCACAGATGGTAGTCCACCTACCCTGGTTGACCTCAGCACGTGAGGGACTGGTATTGCGTTTCTGCTGTGCGTTTTTTTTAGGGAGTGTTTTTTTTTCGTCGTTCCCCACATCTGGCTCAGAGATGGTGACGGAGAGAATACGACAGAAGTTGGCGAGCTGCTGCTGGTCAAAGCTCTGAACCAGTCCTGACAGGTTTGGGATCCACTCCAGCTGAATCATCTCCTGTTATGAACCATCATTAATCACTGTCAGATATTAGGGGTTACATATCCAACATGATTATCGCCATTAATtattaggtgttttttttgttttttagataagACAAATATTCGTAATTTTCACAATGGATTTTAAGCCTGTCCATAGTGTCAACATGATAAATCCAGGAGCATTCAAATTTATCtgtataattaaggaaattaagtTTGTAGTTGCAGCTATATAATATTAGCACtgacctttttgactccaagaaTATCCTCAATTAATGTAGCTGTTTGCAAAAAGGTCTTCTTGTTTGTCATCAGCGTGAAGAGAAATAACACAAAATCATCCCTCGATGCCAAGATTTTAGTGACTCCTTCCGTCTGCAGGAAAACAAGTGCACTTATTGAACTCATGAACTGATCATGTGGATATTAGTCGTGCTTGTGTTCAATTTCTAAATGAGAAGGAAGGCTGAATACATACACATATGCAGCAATTGTACAGCACACTAAGACAGTCCTTCACCAAGTCATCGTTCACTACAAGcagtttaaaaattacattaagaaagattcatttatatatatatctgtagaCATAAAAACATACCAATGGTTACTAAAATAAGAGCAGATAAGTTCTTTtcattgcatataaatatattttatatttcaaaataaataattattgttcatgaatCTCCATGAAATCTCTAGTCTACTTACTCTTGGGTTTTTGTAGCGTAGTCAGAGTGGGTCTCATCAGAAGCTCCACCAGCAGCTAAGATGACAAACAATCAGTCAATGAACTCGTCTATGGCTGCAACTAACATCTATgttgataaataaatgaatctgcCAATTATCCATTAAATAAActaaagttcattttatttactgcatgtcattgaaaaaatattttccccTATTTCCTCAGACGGACACTTTAGACTCTTTGTAGGCTGATTAGAGTGAAACATCTGCAGCACACTATCAAATAAACACTACCCTCATACTGATAGataccacaaaataaaattacgattatgtatatatgtaaaaacatgtaataaACTTTGTGAAAAACATCTGTTCCAAATTCTTTGGAGCTTTCTGTAGAATTCTGCACCTACAGGTTCTGTGAGTCTGCCAATGTTTTCCTTTAACAATGTGTAAACACAAGtagaattgttgtttttttacatttaggaaTTATTTTAACACTCACATCTACACCTCCGAACAGGTCAAAGGTGTATGTGTTGGGAAAGGTGGACTCCTGTGCCGTCTTTCTGTCCTCTGTCACAAAAGACATGGCCTCCATAGACAGCAGGGATGACAGTTCCTGTATCAGAACACCACAATTAACAGTTTTAACCTGTTTATAAGACATAAGTAAATATACCAGACTGAAAGAAGCGAATAGAGAAAGAGACCTCACCTTCAGGACAGTGTGTGTGCGGGTGAAGTCACTGTTTAGGTGGCTGCTCTCGTACAGctcttggagtaagactggaatCCCGTGCCATTTCGCCCTCTTATCTCTCTCCTGCAGAAGAGCTTCTGGGAGctggaaacaaaaaataaatgctaactaGATTTGAATTTCCTTAAAGAAATACCAGTTCTCGAAAGTCAGCAAACTAGCAGTGCTAGACTTTAGGCTTTTGTtcttaaatgctataaaaattcTGCATCACAGCTGCTTTGCCACTGTCATGACACTCAACACATACATCtctatttttatatacacattacacattcATACATAATCAAGTTAAATTAAAGAGAACAGAGACATCtcaacgaacacacacacacacacacatatatctatctatctatctatctatctatctatatatatatatatatatatatatatatatatatgtgtgtatgtgtgtgtgtgtgtgtgatatatatatatatatatatatatatgtatatatatatatagatgcacacacattaaattataatatacacaATTAATTTGTGATTACAGTTACAACTACTAGACAGTTACATATTAGTTATCAGTactgataaatgtaaaatgtaacatatGTTAAAACTAAAAGTAGTTATTAATAGCATCAATTTGTTGAATATTTTGCCTtgcaaaacaagtaaaaaaaatgccAATAATGAAATGCTTATACAATGAATTTACATGTGCATTACTTTGGAGGCTGCAAAGTTccctttacatacacacacagcactgaCAATCAAATGCAAAAGACATGTAAATACAAGTTATATCCTTTGCATTTAATTTTGTGAAAGCTCTACATCCTGACGTTTAGTTATTAGTTAGATTATTCTTATAGGTCCTAACTTATAAGGTAGACAGTGTCCAATTCTGTGTATGAAGAGAAAGTGAAACCTGTGGGGTTTAAATTGAGTGAAGTTCCCAGGCTCAGATCCTGTCCAACTCAACGGGGCATCTTACATAACTGGAGGCTCGAGCCAGCAAAATATCACTGCCTGCTCCAATACCCCAAACTAAATGAGTGCAATTTGCTGTTTAGGCTGGTGACGGACCAAAACCggataaaaaaaaacacgatCTCTGGCGTCTACATTTAATGTCTCAAACGTACACTAACGTTACATAAAACATACAATCTGTCAAACTCTTGCATGCTGACAACCTtaaagcattttgtttttatccaaaagCGTCCATAATTGTCAAAAATGCAGCTCAGTAGGCTGTGAGACACAACCAGTGTTTGCTTGAAACAGCTGATCGATTATAAACGTTATATGATTACAGATAGATCTGTGCGTGATTATAAGTAATAATtactcattaataataataatacgactCCAAGTGTCGGAGCCTTTAATTGGATTGTATTTGAACTGTATTTAAAGCCTCGTTTAACCCAAATAATTACCGGACAGTCAAAGCCAGGAACAACCTAACGTTAATTAGTTAACGGCCGGTTGTTATTCTCCGTTTACgtggtttatttttaaactatatttagcGTTTGACTTCACATGTATTAAAAGATAACTTAAACTACTAACTTACTAGATTAAAGCTAAGCGTCACACCCGTCcgatttattttgtttcttaactTAAATCAGGTTGATCGACGGTTCAGACCATAAACGCGGATCCCTGACAGCGGCTTTTTCACGAACTCTGCCTTTTACCTGCGTCCCTCTGCTGAAGCCC
This DNA window, taken from Cyprinus carpio isolate SPL01 chromosome B11, ASM1834038v1, whole genome shotgun sequence, encodes the following:
- the LOC109098955 gene encoding short transient receptor potential channel 4-associated protein-like, which codes for MATVLGPESPWMGGKKRTRNRNIISKLRQSQIAGRGFSRGTQLPEALLQERDKRAKWHGIPVLLQELYESSHLNSDFTRTHTVLKELSSLLSMEAMSFVTEDRKTAQESTFPNTYTFDLFGGVDLLVELLMRPTLTTLQKPKMNDDLVKDCLSVLYNCCICTEGVTKILASRDDFVLFLFTLMTNKKTFLQTATLIEDILGVKKEMIQLEWIPNLSGLVQSFDQQQLANFCRILSVTISEPDVGNDEKKTLPKKNAQQKRNTSPSRAEVNQVTLLNIPGFIERLCKLATRKVSEATGTSNFLQELEEWYTWLDNTLVLDALMQIATDEAEHSSTESSDESTLATIPLRHRLPQSMKIVHEIMYKVEVLYVLCVLLMGRQRNQVHKMLAEFRLIPGLNNLFDKLIWRKYTTSNHVVHGNKKNYYSTPEISFKIQFLRLLQSFSDHHENKYLLLNAQELNELSAISLKANIPEVEALVNTDRSLVCDGKKGLLTRLLTIMKREPPDSSFRFWQARAVESFLRGATSYADQMFLLKRGLLEHILFCIIDSGCKSRDVLQSYFDLLGELMKFNIDAFKRFNKYVNTEEKFQVFLTQINSSLVDSNMLVRCIVLSLDRFESQTEDVKVVEVLSECCLLSYMARVENRLSFLFRLVNIINVQTLTQENVSCLNTSLVILMLARRRGKLPFYLNALREKEYAEKYPGCLLNNFHNLLRFWQHHYLNKDKDSTCLENSSCIPFSFWKETVSVLLGEDRTSPCAIIGYIDEPYMELDRDLLED